In Herbinix luporum, a single window of DNA contains:
- a CDS encoding manganese catalase family protein, producing the protein MWSYERRLQYPVNIKQRNPRLAQVIISQFGGPDGELAASMRYLSQRYSTKNRKVAGVLTDIGTEELAHMEMVSAIVHQLTKDLTPQEIMEGNFERYYVDHTLALWPQSAGGIPFNACFFQSKGDPITDMVENMAAEQKARTTYDNILRLVHDHDVCDPIKFLRQREINHFQRFGEALRIITEELDSKNFYAINPDFTADLCK; encoded by the coding sequence ATGTGGAGTTATGAAAGAAGATTACAATATCCTGTAAATATTAAACAACGTAACCCCAGGCTGGCCCAGGTAATAATAAGCCAGTTTGGCGGCCCTGACGGTGAGCTTGCTGCTTCTATGCGCTATCTGTCACAGCGTTATTCCACAAAAAACAGGAAAGTGGCAGGTGTGCTTACAGATATAGGGACTGAAGAACTGGCACACATGGAAATGGTCAGTGCTATTGTCCATCAGCTTACAAAAGATTTAACACCCCAAGAAATAATGGAAGGCAACTTTGAAAGGTATTATGTAGATCATACTTTGGCCCTGTGGCCTCAGTCTGCCGGTGGAATACCCTTTAATGCTTGCTTCTTCCAGAGTAAAGGTGATCCAATTACCGATATGGTTGAGAATATGGCAGCGGAGCAAAAAGCAAGAACCACCTATGATAATATTTTACGTCTTGTCCATGATCATGATGTATGTGATCCTATTAAATTCTTAAGGCAAAGAGAAATCAACCATTTCCAAAGATTTGGTGAGGCCTTAAGAATAATAACTGAGGAATTAGATTCAAAGAATTTCTATGCAATTAATCCAGATTTTACAGCGGATTTATGTAAATAA
- a CDS encoding spore coat protein CotJB, whose product MDRTNREKLFACITATSFVLDDLRIYLDTHPNDQEALDYWRKVERVRNEAVEEYTKCYGPINSYDVDVKNKWTWVEEPWPWEGRC is encoded by the coding sequence GTGGATAGAACAAATAGAGAAAAATTATTTGCTTGTATTACAGCAACAAGCTTCGTCTTGGATGATTTAAGAATCTATCTTGATACCCATCCTAATGACCAGGAAGCTTTAGATTATTGGAGGAAGGTAGAGAGAGTAAGAAATGAAGCTGTTGAAGAATATACAAAATGCTATGGACCTATCAACAGCTATGATGTAGATGTAAAAAACAAATGGACTTGGGTAGAAGAACCATGGCCATGGGAAGGTAGGTGCTAG
- a CDS encoding spore coat associated protein CotJA produces the protein MERRMYRSTGRGRYATPYRQTQPVCDDIVGKYDPDKDCGCDKDRRSYCEDDFKPERFPIGMCYVPWQCFRDLYENEFVALENGTLFKELDKDWYGRGCK, from the coding sequence ATGGAGAGACGGATGTATCGTAGCACGGGTCGCGGTAGATATGCTACACCATATAGACAGACACAGCCGGTATGCGATGATATCGTAGGAAAATATGATCCGGATAAAGATTGTGGGTGTGACAAAGACAGAAGAAGCTATTGCGAAGATGATTTCAAACCGGAACGATTTCCAATAGGCATGTGTTATGTTCCCTGGCAATGCTTTAGGGACTTATATGAAAATGAGTTTGTTGCTCTAGAAAATGGAACCTTATTTAAGGAATTGGATAAAGACTGGTATGGAAGGGGTTGTAAGTAG